Proteins encoded by one window of Pyrinomonadaceae bacterium:
- a CDS encoding pitrilysin family protein, with product MKRIFLVFSIVLAMVAQLAARPTFPRLAQNRQGQSAQAKTTTKPASDINSRVLPNGLEVVTLEDHSVPLVTIELAVRNGSFTEPPELNGLSHLYEHMFFKANRAIANADQYLQKIGQLGIAYNATTREEVVHYYFTTTSPNLRTAMNFMRDASRYPLFDKGEFERERQVVIGEIDRNESNPYYYLNLEMTNRLYYKYPSRKNPLGSRQTVSAATTDMMRLIQSRYYVPNNSALIVTGDVQFEEVFKLAQEFFGDWPRRERDPFVEFPMVEHPPLAKSEGAVVQQPVQNVIINIGWHGPSTVKDNPGTYAADVFSFILTQPNSRFQRNLVDSGLVAGVTIGYLTQRNVGPIQIIAQTTPDKSRAAIKAIYNEVAHFNDKDYFTDEQLESAKALLEADDLYSREKLSEYAHTLSFWWSSTGLDYFRGYLPALRRTSRPDINRYVTTYIQGKPHIGLALISTEAQQQVKLTPEELIGQ from the coding sequence GTGAAACGAATTTTTCTTGTTTTCAGCATCGTGTTGGCAATGGTCGCGCAGCTCGCCGCCCGGCCGACCTTTCCCAGGCTTGCGCAGAACCGGCAAGGTCAAAGCGCGCAAGCAAAAACGACAACCAAACCGGCGTCGGACATCAACAGCCGCGTGCTGCCAAACGGTCTGGAAGTGGTCACGCTGGAAGATCATTCCGTGCCGCTGGTGACGATTGAGCTGGCCGTACGCAACGGTTCGTTCACTGAGCCGCCTGAGCTGAACGGTTTGTCCCATCTTTACGAGCACATGTTCTTTAAGGCGAATCGCGCCATCGCGAACGCCGACCAGTACCTCCAGAAAATCGGCCAACTCGGCATCGCCTACAACGCCACGACGCGGGAAGAAGTCGTGCATTACTACTTCACGACGACCAGTCCGAACCTGCGCACCGCGATGAATTTCATGCGCGACGCGTCGCGATATCCGCTGTTTGATAAAGGCGAGTTCGAGCGGGAACGGCAGGTGGTCATCGGCGAAATCGATCGCAACGAATCGAATCCCTACTATTACCTGAATCTCGAGATGACCAACCGGCTCTACTACAAATATCCGAGCCGGAAAAATCCATTGGGTAGTCGGCAGACGGTTTCCGCCGCGACGACTGACATGATGCGTTTGATTCAGTCTCGTTACTATGTGCCGAACAACTCGGCGCTGATCGTGACCGGCGACGTTCAATTTGAAGAGGTTTTTAAACTGGCGCAGGAGTTTTTCGGTGATTGGCCGCGGCGCGAGCGTGATCCGTTCGTGGAATTTCCGATGGTCGAGCATCCGCCCCTCGCCAAAAGCGAAGGCGCCGTCGTGCAGCAACCCGTGCAGAACGTCATCATCAACATCGGTTGGCACGGGCCATCAACCGTTAAAGACAATCCCGGCACGTACGCCGCCGACGTCTTCTCGTTCATCCTGACGCAGCCCAACTCACGCTTTCAGCGCAACCTGGTGGACAGCGGCCTGGTCGCCGGCGTTACGATCGGCTATCTAACGCAACGCAACGTCGGACCAATCCAAATCATCGCGCAGACGACACCCGACAAATCTCGCGCCGCGATCAAAGCGATCTACAACGAAGTCGCGCACTTCAACGACAAGGATTATTTCACCGACGAACAGTTGGAAAGTGCCAAGGCGCTGCTTGAAGCCGATGACCTGTATTCGCGCGAAAAGTTGAGCGAATACGCGCACACTCTGAGCTTCTGGTGGTCCTCGACCGGCCTGGATTATTTCCGCGGCTATTTGCCGGCCCTGCGGCGCACTTCGCGCCCCGACATCAACCGTTACGTCACCACGTATATTCAGGGTAAGCCCCACATTGGGCTGGCGCTTATTTCCACGGAAGCGCAGCAGCAGGTGAAGCTAACGCCGGAAGAATTGATTGGGCAGTAG
- a CDS encoding carboxypeptidase-like regulatory domain-containing protein, translating into MITLRKLLAAFILLQALAVAIQAQAPEASSTKTGVITGIVTSSSGDLPTRTTVYASPLGGTVPPQTAVINSNGAFRIENLEIGVYRVWAGASGFVVDPQSIPPETRGIYHTGDSVTLTLRKGGVITGRVLKNDAPVIATPVRAFRVRDENGKPTESLGAVAERMTDDRGVYRMYTLLPGTYVVSAGGMSRFFGGFGTTAYDQDVPTYAPSATRDTAQEVVVRSGEEATADIQYRAEPGHAISGTVSGFPDAQGAMSSGGTVTLTDVKTRTMLMGAQASMFTDHTFVFYGLPDGEYELVGQQFSATRDVRASEPKRIKVQGADITGVHLTVVPLPAITGRVILDSSSPADCVKRRATAFQETVVSVRRQKKPTKPGAPEDALADAVPLSALEQGAEDVPDAKGDFILRNLRAGTYRLNVQLPSAAWYFRSVALGANTKATDWKVVSEGVNVKQSVSGLTVTISEGAAGLRGRITVAEGQRLPSRTVVYLVPAEKENALNLLRYFEARVESDGAFNIRNVVPGDYLIHARAAEGDTPRMISIREDLDLRTTVTREAEKAKQSVTLKACERLENYEFAYPPAKP; encoded by the coding sequence GTGATCACCCTGCGAAAACTTTTGGCCGCCTTCATCCTTCTTCAGGCACTGGCTGTCGCAATCCAGGCGCAGGCGCCGGAAGCGAGCTCAACCAAAACCGGAGTTATCACGGGGATCGTCACCTCGTCATCCGGAGATCTTCCCACGAGAACGACCGTTTACGCTTCGCCGCTGGGCGGTACCGTTCCGCCGCAGACCGCAGTTATCAACAGCAACGGCGCGTTCCGCATCGAAAATCTGGAGATTGGTGTTTACCGCGTCTGGGCCGGCGCGTCGGGGTTCGTTGTCGACCCGCAAAGCATTCCACCTGAAACGCGCGGCATTTATCACACGGGTGATTCAGTCACACTTACTTTGAGAAAGGGTGGAGTCATCACCGGCCGAGTACTCAAGAATGACGCGCCCGTTATCGCCACCCCCGTCCGCGCTTTTCGCGTTCGTGATGAAAACGGCAAACCAACCGAAAGCCTTGGCGCGGTCGCTGAGCGAATGACTGACGATCGCGGCGTGTATCGCATGTACACTTTGCTGCCGGGGACCTACGTAGTTTCAGCCGGCGGCATGAGCAGGTTCTTTGGCGGGTTCGGGACGACCGCGTATGACCAGGATGTGCCGACGTACGCACCCTCAGCCACCCGCGACACGGCCCAGGAAGTGGTCGTGCGCAGCGGCGAAGAAGCGACCGCCGACATTCAGTACCGCGCCGAACCGGGCCACGCCATCAGCGGAACGGTGTCTGGTTTCCCGGACGCGCAAGGAGCCATGAGCTCCGGCGGGACAGTAACCCTCACGGACGTAAAAACGCGAACGATGCTGATGGGCGCGCAGGCCTCAATGTTCACTGACCACACCTTCGTTTTTTACGGACTGCCCGACGGTGAATACGAATTGGTTGGGCAACAGTTTTCAGCAACACGCGACGTCAGAGCATCTGAGCCGAAACGCATCAAGGTTCAGGGCGCTGACATCACGGGTGTGCATCTCACCGTGGTTCCGCTTCCCGCGATTACAGGCCGGGTCATTCTCGATAGCAGCTCACCGGCGGATTGCGTGAAGCGACGGGCCACTGCTTTTCAAGAGACAGTCGTCAGCGTGCGGCGGCAAAAGAAACCAACGAAGCCCGGCGCCCCAGAAGACGCCCTGGCCGATGCGGTGCCGTTGAGCGCGCTCGAGCAAGGCGCTGAAGACGTGCCCGACGCGAAAGGTGACTTCATATTGCGCAATCTTCGCGCCGGCACTTATCGACTGAACGTCCAACTTCCAAGTGCCGCGTGGTACTTCCGTTCGGTGGCGCTCGGCGCAAACACGAAGGCGACAGATTGGAAAGTAGTCAGCGAGGGCGTCAATGTGAAGCAATCGGTGTCCGGGCTGACCGTAACGATCAGCGAAGGCGCAGCCGGCCTACGCGGCCGCATAACCGTTGCCGAAGGACAGCGACTACCGTCGCGAACCGTTGTCTATCTTGTTCCGGCAGAGAAAGAGAACGCGCTGAATCTGCTCAGGTATTTTGAAGCGCGCGTGGAAAGCGACGGCGCCTTTAACATCCGGAACGTGGTGCCTGGTGACTATTTAATTCACGCGCGGGCTGCCGAGGGCGATACACCAAGAATGATCTCGATCCGCGAAGATCTTGATCTTAGAACGACCGTCACTCGTGAAGCCGAAAAAGCAAAGCAGAGTGTGACGCTGAAGGCATGCGAGCGACTCGAGAACTACGAGTTTGCCTACCCGCCGGCTAAACCGTAA
- a CDS encoding carboxypeptidase-like regulatory domain-containing protein has product MPLQRLSLPFTSALAALLLLVPLSAQAQTAPAGAKPTATISGRITVNEKGAPDILVAAQQLDRPFQQPAARAKSDANGRYRLTGLPAGQYQITAIAPALAPEQTGSSGPMSRMGKSLLLAPGEEADDVDIKLVQGAVITGRVTDADGKPVIEERINLQTVDQAGNVTNQGNNIPVNYQMSQTDDRGIYRIYGLSAGRYRLSVGTTEGGFMSSRNRTYYPVTFYGNTTDAAKASVVELQDGTEANNIDIRVGRAANTFVASGRVVDAENGQPIPNLRLSYGPAKVNQPFYAYYVGSAASARGEFRLEGLEPGRYGVSVAASFESSAHYADTIFFEIVDADVTNLEVKATRGQTLSGVVVFEGSRAKELQQNLGLLRVGANVTSPTNPGNSTSSSAAIAADGSFQLSGMRPGKARLYIAAMPTSPLRGITILRAERGGLDVTQNLEVQAGESITDLRIVASLGSGTVRGTVRVVGGDLPPNLRMFISMRREGAPQAGGGMVDARGRFLISSLTSGTYEVVLNMNYVPPPPGGARPIKPQTQTVTVSDGVETQVDFLVDLTPKEGGP; this is encoded by the coding sequence ATGCCGCTCCAACGACTCTCGCTTCCGTTTACAAGCGCACTTGCTGCATTGCTGTTGCTCGTGCCGCTCTCGGCCCAGGCGCAAACTGCGCCCGCGGGCGCGAAACCAACCGCTACAATTTCGGGCAGAATCACCGTGAACGAAAAAGGCGCTCCCGACATTTTGGTTGCGGCTCAACAGTTGGATAGACCTTTTCAGCAGCCCGCCGCGCGCGCGAAGTCCGATGCCAACGGGCGCTACCGCTTAACGGGGTTGCCGGCGGGTCAATATCAGATTACGGCTATCGCTCCCGCGTTAGCGCCTGAGCAAACCGGATCATCGGGTCCGATGAGCCGCATGGGTAAAAGCCTGCTGCTGGCGCCGGGCGAAGAAGCTGACGACGTCGACATAAAACTTGTCCAGGGTGCCGTGATTACGGGTCGCGTTACGGATGCGGACGGCAAGCCGGTGATCGAAGAACGAATAAACTTGCAGACAGTCGATCAAGCCGGCAACGTAACCAACCAGGGCAACAACATTCCGGTAAATTATCAGATGAGCCAGACGGACGATCGTGGCATCTACCGGATCTACGGTCTGTCGGCGGGACGTTATCGCCTCAGCGTTGGCACAACTGAAGGTGGTTTCATGTCGTCAAGAAACCGCACCTACTATCCGGTAACTTTCTACGGCAACACTACCGACGCAGCCAAAGCTTCAGTCGTAGAATTGCAAGACGGTACCGAGGCCAACAATATCGACATCCGGGTCGGCCGCGCCGCGAACACTTTTGTCGCCAGCGGCCGCGTCGTCGATGCTGAGAATGGCCAGCCGATTCCCAACCTGCGCTTATCGTACGGCCCCGCAAAAGTGAACCAACCTTTCTATGCCTACTACGTCGGTTCGGCCGCCAGCGCCCGCGGTGAGTTTCGGTTGGAAGGCCTCGAGCCCGGCCGGTACGGCGTGTCGGTGGCGGCATCTTTCGAATCTTCCGCGCATTACGCCGACACGATCTTCTTTGAGATTGTTGACGCCGACGTTACCAATCTTGAAGTGAAGGCGACGCGCGGGCAGACGTTGAGTGGGGTGGTAGTCTTCGAGGGCAGTCGCGCGAAAGAACTACAACAGAACCTCGGACTTCTAAGAGTCGGCGCTAACGTTACTTCGCCGACAAATCCGGGAAACTCAACCTCCAGTTCCGCAGCGATTGCTGCAGATGGGAGCTTTCAGCTTTCCGGCATGCGACCGGGCAAGGCCCGGCTTTACATCGCGGCAATGCCGACTTCACCGCTGCGCGGCATCACGATACTGCGCGCCGAACGCGGTGGCCTGGATGTCACCCAGAACCTTGAGGTTCAAGCCGGTGAATCGATAACCGATCTGCGCATCGTAGCTTCGCTCGGCTCCGGCACCGTTCGCGGCACCGTCAGAGTTGTTGGAGGCGACCTGCCGCCAAACCTCCGCATGTTTATCAGCATGCGACGCGAGGGAGCGCCTCAAGCTGGTGGGGGCATGGTGGATGCCCGCGGCCGTTTTCTTATTAGCAGTCTGACGAGCGGCACATATGAGGTGGTGCTCAACATGAATTACGTTCCACCACCACCAGGAGGAGCACGCCCGATCAAACCGCAGACTCAGACGGTCACCGTCTCAGACGGCGTCGAAACTCAGGTTGATTTCCTCGTCGACTTAACGCCGAAAGAAGGTGGCCCGTGA
- a CDS encoding adenylate/guanylate cyclase domain-containing protein, with protein sequence MPLLKITDASGRQSEHSLAPKLTCNIGRAPDNQIVLDDPRASRHHAHIQPADDGSFVIIDGVYVNGQINRSANKIFINGEQKFEHVLKNGDRVTIGASTIKFEQPKEERTADLSYDDKPLGHTQVLMSAKDVLSTVLKQQADTGKLPGAGRDKVLEQLQRKANILAELYEMSKALGSGFDLDRIFKMATDIIFRSTPADRVVALLADGVVTEQNADEAKLFPIATRARDEKLEAYAKKMTIGRTITRKVMKDRVALLSQDAAAEEQFAGVDSIVSQGVRSTICAPLFTESGVHGALYADRLDPFSAFKPDDLELISAVAAQTAIAVENVRAHERLAKEEVARANYSRFLPEYVVKQMLENPESFKLGGVTQTITILFADIRGFTRISEHAAPEKIVDLLNRYFSAMTDIIFAHGGTLDKYLGDGLMALFGAPTTTPKDAANALAAAVAMQRRMISINTELREEGFQEIGIGIGLHTGDVTVGYIGSDRRSEYTAIGDAVNTASRLESNAKGGQILVSEATAKAAKSRYELTPRDAINVKNREQPVPLFDVQWQKATGT encoded by the coding sequence ATGCCTCTTCTAAAGATCACAGACGCCAGCGGTCGCCAATCGGAGCACAGTCTGGCGCCGAAACTCACTTGTAACATCGGGCGCGCTCCCGACAATCAAATCGTCCTGGACGATCCGCGCGCGTCGCGTCACCACGCGCACATCCAGCCGGCCGACGATGGTTCGTTCGTGATCATCGACGGCGTTTACGTCAACGGCCAGATAAATCGGAGCGCGAACAAGATCTTCATCAACGGCGAACAGAAGTTCGAACACGTCCTGAAGAACGGTGATCGCGTCACGATAGGCGCCAGCACGATCAAGTTCGAACAGCCAAAGGAAGAGCGCACCGCCGATCTGAGTTACGACGACAAGCCGCTCGGCCATACACAGGTGTTGATGTCGGCCAAGGATGTTTTGAGCACTGTGCTCAAGCAACAAGCCGACACGGGGAAGCTGCCTGGCGCCGGCCGCGACAAAGTTCTCGAGCAATTACAACGAAAGGCAAACATCCTTGCCGAGCTTTACGAGATGAGCAAAGCGCTCGGCTCGGGGTTCGACCTCGATCGGATTTTCAAGATGGCCACGGACATCATCTTCCGATCGACGCCGGCGGATCGCGTGGTCGCGCTGCTTGCGGACGGGGTGGTCACCGAACAAAACGCCGACGAGGCGAAACTGTTTCCCATTGCCACCCGCGCGCGTGACGAAAAACTTGAAGCGTACGCCAAGAAGATGACCATCGGACGGACGATCACGCGGAAGGTGATGAAAGACCGCGTGGCGCTGCTGTCGCAGGACGCCGCCGCCGAAGAACAATTCGCGGGGGTGGATTCGATTGTTTCGCAAGGCGTGCGTTCGACAATTTGCGCGCCGCTGTTTACTGAGTCGGGCGTTCATGGCGCTTTGTATGCCGATCGTTTGGATCCGTTTTCCGCATTCAAGCCCGACGACCTTGAGTTGATCAGCGCCGTCGCCGCGCAAACGGCGATCGCGGTTGAGAACGTGCGCGCGCACGAGCGGCTGGCAAAAGAAGAAGTTGCGCGGGCGAACTACAGCCGGTTTTTGCCCGAGTACGTCGTCAAGCAAATGCTGGAAAATCCCGAGTCATTCAAACTCGGCGGCGTCACGCAAACCATTACCATCCTGTTCGCCGACATTCGCGGCTTCACGCGAATCTCTGAACATGCGGCGCCGGAAAAGATTGTTGATTTGCTTAACCGCTACTTCTCAGCGATGACGGACATCATCTTTGCGCATGGCGGAACGCTGGATAAGTATCTCGGTGACGGACTAATGGCGCTGTTCGGCGCCCCCACCACGACTCCTAAAGACGCGGCGAATGCTTTGGCGGCGGCGGTCGCCATGCAGCGACGGATGATCAGCATCAACACCGAACTTCGCGAGGAAGGCTTCCAGGAAATTGGGATCGGTATCGGATTGCACACCGGCGACGTGACGGTTGGCTACATCGGCTCTGATCGTCGGTCGGAATACACCGCGATTGGTGATGCAGTAAACACCGCTTCACGGCTCGAATCGAATGCCAAAGGCGGCCAGATCCTGGTCAGTGAAGCGACTGCCAAAGCCGCGAAGTCGCGATACGAACTCACCCCGCGTGACGCGATCAACGTCAAGAACCGCGAACAACCCGTTCCGCTGTTCGATGTGCAGTGGCAAAAGGCGACGGGCACTTAG
- a CDS encoding site-2 protease family protein, with translation MAFRDFFKRQILIARVFGIPVRIDYRWFAVFAVSVALIAVNVRSRWMQLGVVLLPPTGEFMAWVLGVVTTLALFVSVFGHELSHALMARIEGIAIEEIVLHPFGGLARMRTQPESPRAEFRIAVAGPAASFLFSMIAFGALWISTRLEFYFAIYLFFFVASGNLLLAIFNLFPGYPLDGGRVLRAIVWKRTGNMREATRIAGFCGQLIALILIAFGIYMVVAPTFRAYFMGLWAVMVGVFLLGAATSVVKGAREPSTVRDAMAVPVAIEPDSTVQSFIDELLPLHRQATFPVARDRKLLGILLLDDLKNVPREQWRTRRAHEVMRPVNSSMFVPSSATMASARELMQRNGVGAVAVIDERYDLIGFLRHKLTKGQKPQRSS, from the coding sequence ATGGCCTTCCGCGATTTCTTCAAACGACAAATCCTGATCGCGCGCGTCTTCGGCATTCCTGTGCGAATCGACTATCGCTGGTTCGCTGTGTTCGCAGTGAGCGTGGCGTTGATTGCGGTGAACGTGCGCAGTCGCTGGATGCAACTTGGCGTCGTGCTCCTTCCGCCGACCGGCGAGTTCATGGCGTGGGTCCTCGGGGTGGTTACGACGCTGGCATTGTTCGTCTCTGTTTTCGGACATGAGTTGTCGCACGCGTTGATGGCCCGAATCGAAGGCATCGCGATCGAAGAAATCGTCCTGCATCCCTTTGGAGGACTCGCGCGTATGCGAACTCAACCTGAAAGTCCGCGCGCCGAATTCAGGATTGCAGTGGCCGGCCCGGCGGCGAGCTTTCTGTTTTCGATGATTGCGTTTGGAGCGTTGTGGATCTCGACGCGGCTGGAATTCTATTTCGCGATCTATCTTTTCTTTTTTGTCGCTTCCGGAAATCTTCTGCTTGCCATCTTCAATTTGTTTCCGGGTTATCCGCTGGACGGCGGTCGCGTGCTGCGCGCAATCGTTTGGAAGCGCACTGGTAACATGCGCGAGGCGACGCGGATCGCCGGCTTCTGCGGACAGTTGATTGCGCTGATCCTGATCGCGTTTGGAATTTACATGGTGGTCGCGCCCACGTTTCGCGCGTATTTTATGGGCCTTTGGGCCGTCATGGTGGGCGTGTTCCTGCTGGGCGCCGCAACCAGTGTCGTGAAGGGCGCGCGCGAACCGTCGACTGTGCGCGATGCCATGGCAGTTCCGGTTGCCATCGAGCCGGACTCAACCGTGCAGAGTTTTATCGACGAGCTTCTGCCGTTGCATCGTCAAGCGACATTTCCCGTGGCGCGTGATCGGAAACTGCTCGGCATCCTCTTGCTCGACGATCTCAAGAATGTGCCGCGTGAACAGTGGCGTACGCGACGCGCGCACGAAGTGATGCGCCCAGTCAACTCGTCGATGTTTGTGCCGTCCTCGGCGACCATGGCTTCGGCGCGCGAGTTAATGCAGCGCAACGGCGTCGGTGCGGTTGCTGTAATTGATGAACGGTACGATCTCATCGGCTTTCTGCGCCACAAGCTGACCAAGGGACAAAAGCCGCAACGCTCTTCGTAA